One Enterococcus silesiacus genomic window carries:
- the murQ gene encoding N-acetylmuramic acid 6-phosphate etherase (catalyzes the cleavage of the lactyl ether moiety of N-acetylmuramic acid-6-phosphate (MurNAc-6-P) to form N-acetylglucosamine-6-phosphate (GlcNAc-6-P) and lactate; involved in MurNAc dissimilation pathway) yields MDLDKLTTECRNQATMNLDELTIKEALIKMNQEDQKVALAVKEVLPDIEPIIKAIIAAFNQGGRLIYMGAGTSGRLGVLDAAECVPTFGVAPEMVQGLIAGGQKAMTIAVEGAEDSQELGQQDLLKLNLTDKDIVVGIAASGRTPYVIGGLIYADSIGAVTASISCNKEAIISRYAKMPIEIDAGPEFLTGSTRLKSGTAQKLILNMLSTISMIGIGKVYNNLMVDVKATNEKLIERSKRIIMEATNCEYKTAADYFIKADENVKLAIVMLLTNVTKEEAAEKLIQGNHFIKNTL; encoded by the coding sequence ATGGACTTAGATAAATTAACAACTGAATGTAGAAATCAAGCAACGATGAACTTGGACGAACTAACAATAAAAGAAGCATTGATTAAGATGAATCAAGAAGATCAGAAAGTGGCCTTAGCAGTAAAAGAAGTACTGCCTGATATAGAACCTATTATCAAAGCAATTATCGCTGCCTTTAATCAAGGCGGCCGATTGATCTATATGGGGGCTGGAACGAGTGGTCGTTTAGGAGTTCTGGATGCGGCGGAGTGTGTACCAACTTTTGGTGTGGCACCTGAAATGGTTCAAGGATTGATTGCTGGTGGTCAAAAAGCGATGACGATTGCCGTTGAAGGAGCAGAAGATTCTCAAGAATTAGGACAGCAAGACTTATTAAAATTGAACCTAACAGACAAGGATATAGTTGTTGGTATTGCAGCAAGTGGACGGACGCCATATGTGATTGGTGGCTTGATTTATGCTGATTCAATCGGAGCAGTTACAGCGTCTATTTCCTGTAATAAAGAAGCTATAATCAGTCGCTATGCCAAAATGCCAATCGAAATCGATGCAGGACCGGAGTTTCTAACAGGTTCTACGCGATTGAAGTCTGGGACTGCTCAAAAGTTGATCTTAAATATGTTGTCGACGATTTCAATGATCGGCATCGGTAAAGTATACAATAACTTGATGGTGGATGTGAAAGCAACAAATGAAAAATTAATAGAACGCTCAAAACGAATTATCATGGAAGCCACGAATTGTGAATATAAAACAGCTGCTGATTACTTTATCAAAGCGGATGAGAACGTAAAATTGGCCATAGTCATGCTGTTGACAAACGTTACAAAAGAAGAAGCGGCAGAAAAATTAATTCAAGGAAATCATTTTATAAAAAATACACTTTAA
- a CDS encoding histidine kinase — protein MYGISIFLNEDMTNETRNYIQEMSAIGFKGLFTSLHIPEDNTALYSQRLKELGAIALECEMSLMVDISGTALKQAGFSFDDLAELLAIGVTGLRMDYAVSNQKIAEASQQLKIGLNASTISEADIVELKSFNANFANFETWHNYYPRPETGLSSHTFAEKNHWLKQSGFQVFAFVSGNSQLRGPLFAGLPTLEKHRYDNPFAAAIELKENNQIDGVYIGDPEISKRTMHQFKQFNADQMILLEVADIGSSYYTHILGKHYNRQDAARDVIRSAEARFKEVATIQPERALERKKGSVTIDNLLYGRYMGEIQIAKKDLPADKKVTVAAQVVPEDRSLLKLIKAGRAFKLIEKGTI, from the coding sequence GTGTATGGCATTTCGATTTTTTTAAATGAAGACATGACAAATGAAACGCGAAACTATATTCAAGAAATGAGTGCTATTGGATTTAAAGGGCTCTTTACTTCTCTACACATTCCAGAAGACAATACCGCATTATATAGCCAAAGACTTAAAGAACTTGGGGCTATTGCTTTAGAATGTGAGATGAGTCTCATGGTGGATATTTCAGGTACAGCATTAAAACAAGCAGGGTTTTCTTTTGACGATTTAGCTGAGCTTTTAGCTATTGGAGTAACTGGTTTACGGATGGATTATGCTGTGTCAAATCAAAAAATAGCTGAAGCTTCTCAGCAATTAAAGATCGGATTGAATGCAAGCACAATTTCAGAAGCTGATATAGTCGAATTAAAGTCTTTTAATGCAAATTTTGCTAATTTTGAAACGTGGCATAATTATTATCCGAGACCAGAGACTGGTTTGTCTAGCCACACTTTTGCTGAGAAAAATCATTGGCTAAAACAGTCCGGATTTCAAGTGTTTGCGTTTGTTTCAGGAAATTCACAGTTAAGAGGTCCTTTATTTGCAGGACTGCCAACTCTTGAGAAACATCGTTATGATAATCCATTTGCGGCTGCAATTGAGTTGAAAGAAAATAATCAAATTGATGGTGTTTATATCGGCGATCCTGAGATTTCCAAACGCACAATGCACCAATTTAAACAATTTAATGCCGATCAAATGATATTGTTAGAAGTAGCAGATATCGGAAGTAGTTATTACACACATATTTTAGGCAAGCATTATAATCGTCAAGATGCTGCCCGTGATGTAATCCGCAGTGCCGAGGCTCGTTTTAAAGAAGTAGCAACGATCCAACCTGAACGGGCATTAGAACGAAAAAAAGGTAGCGTTACTATTGATAATCTGCTTTATGGAAGATATATGGGTGAAATTCAGATCGCCAAAAAAGATTTACCAGCTGATAAAAAAGTTACGGTTGCAGCACAAGTTGTACCCGAAGATCGCTCGTTACTGAAATTAATCAAAGCTGGCCGTGCTTTTAAACTGATAGAGAAGGGAACCATATAA
- a CDS encoding PTS N-acetylglucosamine transporter subunit IIABC, with protein MFGFLKKKEPVQLNEMLYAVTTGNLIPISEVNDPVFSQKMMGDGFAIIPESGDIYSPIVGEVLSVFQTKHAVGMKMANGLEILLHMGIDTVELNGEPFDIKVSEGAKVTHETLIAKVDLEAITVAGKAIDMVVVITNMDNVKNFKLSKTGAVVAGVEVGIAEA; from the coding sequence ATGTTTGGATTTTTAAAAAAGAAGGAACCGGTTCAATTAAATGAAATGTTATACGCCGTAACAACGGGAAATTTGATTCCGATTAGTGAAGTTAATGATCCCGTTTTTTCACAAAAAATGATGGGTGACGGATTTGCTATTATTCCTGAATCAGGCGATATTTATTCACCAATTGTCGGAGAAGTTTTAAGTGTTTTTCAGACAAAACATGCTGTAGGCATGAAAATGGCTAATGGGTTGGAAATTTTACTTCATATGGGTATTGATACAGTTGAACTAAATGGGGAGCCATTTGATATAAAAGTCAGCGAAGGTGCTAAAGTAACACATGAAACATTGATTGCCAAAGTAGACTTAGAGGCGATTACTGTTGCCGGTAAAGCGATTGATATGGTTGTTGTGATCACTAACATGGATAATGTGAAAAACTTTAAGCTTAGTAAAACAGGGGCAGTTGTCGCTGGAGTAGAAGTTGGCATTGCTGAAGCTTGA
- a CDS encoding UDP pyrophosphate phosphatase, whose amino-acid sequence MLLSNLWKAIILGIIEGVTEWLPISSTGHLILVDEFIKMNLSKDFMEMFNVVIQLGAIMAVVVLYFHKLNPFSPQKDQTEKKDTWILWSKVVVACAPAAIIGIPLDDWLEAKFHNFFTVALMLIVYGIAFVVIEKRNRNRKPKCTDLREFTYKAAAIVGFFQVLSLIPGTSRSGATILGAIIIGASRFVATEFSFFLGIPVMFGASFLKIVKFVMKGNSFGFGEIIILLTGSIVAFVVSIVVIKFLLNYLKRNDFTAFGWYRIILGVLLISYWLFS is encoded by the coding sequence ATGCTTTTATCAAATTTATGGAAAGCAATTATTCTAGGAATCATTGAGGGAGTAACTGAGTGGCTCCCAATTAGTAGTACCGGACATTTGATCTTAGTCGATGAATTTATTAAGATGAACCTCAGCAAAGATTTTATGGAAATGTTCAATGTTGTCATCCAGCTCGGTGCAATCATGGCGGTTGTTGTACTTTATTTCCATAAGCTAAACCCCTTCTCTCCACAAAAGGATCAGACTGAAAAGAAAGATACTTGGATTTTATGGTCAAAAGTAGTGGTTGCTTGTGCACCTGCTGCAATCATCGGAATTCCTTTAGATGACTGGCTAGAAGCAAAATTCCATAATTTCTTTACCGTTGCCTTGATGCTGATTGTTTATGGGATTGCCTTTGTTGTGATCGAAAAAAGAAACCGCAACCGCAAGCCAAAGTGTACAGATTTAAGAGAGTTTACGTATAAAGCAGCCGCAATTGTCGGTTTCTTCCAAGTGCTGTCATTGATTCCAGGAACATCACGCTCAGGCGCAACCATTCTTGGTGCAATCATCATCGGTGCCTCACGATTTGTCGCAACAGAATTTTCTTTTTTCCTTGGTATTCCGGTAATGTTCGGTGCCAGTTTCTTGAAAATTGTCAAGTTTGTTATGAAAGGCAACTCATTTGGTTTTGGTGAAATAATTATTCTACTCACGGGCTCTATTGTAGCGTTTGTTGTTTCAATCGTCGTGATTAAATTCTTATTGAACTACTTGAAACGAAACGATTTCACAGCGTTTGGTTGGTACCGAATTATACTAGGTGTTTTACTTATTAGTTATTGGCTTTTTTCATAA
- a CDS encoding ATPase, which translates to MKISEEKKALLATALCLIFMIAGFILEKTGAIFYPFSFILAILFGGFKQTKEGLLDTVENKHLNVDLLMALAAIGACIIGNWFEGAMLTFIFCLSGALEEYTTNKSKKEISSLMNLQPETAFLLDDLGKTTEVAVTELQIGDSLLVPKGARIPIDGVLTKGSSTFDEAAITGESIPVEKGNEEQLFGGTINLGEAVTMTVNKNSEDTLFAKIIRLVDEAQNTPSQTATFIEKLENIYVKVVLIAIPMMILIPYLFLDWSWNESFYRGMVLLVVASPCALVASATPATLAAISNGARNGVLFKGGVYLENLASLKAIAFDKTGTLTRGVPVVTDAVFLKNKQEGLNILLAMERQSTHPLAQAILTRFDDESTETYSQIEVKNVIGCGMETTIDSVTWRVGKNSFNDQTILSNNIQTEINQLQTDGKTVIYLSQNQEIIAYFGLLDVPKPEAKRVINYFKQAGIHTTMITGDHEKTAAAVAAELEVDELFANCLPEEKTKLIKEQKAAFGVNIMVGDGVNDAPALANAAIGVAMGEGTDIAMDVADIVLIQNDLEKLQMSHLLSKKLKRIVTQNITFSAIIIILLILSNFFQIINLPLGVIGHEGSTILVILNGLRMLKSIPIEKPSPTKYSSQTAEIV; encoded by the coding sequence ATGAAAATTTCAGAAGAAAAAAAGGCGCTATTAGCCACAGCTTTATGTTTAATATTTATGATTGCAGGATTTATCTTGGAAAAAACAGGTGCAATTTTTTATCCGTTCAGCTTTATTTTAGCTATACTTTTTGGTGGATTCAAACAAACAAAAGAAGGACTGCTTGATACTGTTGAAAACAAACATCTAAATGTCGATTTACTTATGGCTTTGGCCGCTATCGGTGCTTGTATCATTGGAAATTGGTTTGAAGGAGCCATGTTGACCTTTATCTTTTGTCTCAGCGGTGCTCTAGAAGAGTACACAACGAATAAAAGTAAAAAAGAAATTTCGAGTTTAATGAACTTACAACCAGAGACAGCTTTTTTACTTGATGACTTAGGTAAAACTACTGAAGTAGCTGTCACTGAATTACAGATTGGCGATAGTCTGCTTGTCCCCAAAGGCGCACGCATTCCAATCGATGGCGTGTTAACTAAAGGATCATCAACCTTTGATGAAGCCGCAATTACGGGAGAATCAATTCCCGTAGAAAAAGGAAATGAAGAACAGTTGTTTGGCGGAACAATCAATCTAGGTGAAGCCGTGACAATGACCGTTAACAAAAATAGTGAGGATACTTTATTCGCTAAAATCATTCGTCTCGTTGATGAAGCCCAAAACACACCTTCGCAAACAGCAACCTTTATTGAAAAGCTGGAAAATATTTATGTAAAAGTCGTTTTGATCGCAATTCCTATGATGATTTTGATTCCGTACCTTTTTTTAGATTGGTCATGGAATGAGAGTTTTTACAGAGGGATGGTCTTACTCGTAGTTGCCTCTCCCTGTGCCTTAGTTGCATCGGCTACACCTGCAACCTTGGCCGCTATCTCAAATGGCGCGAGAAATGGTGTCTTGTTTAAAGGTGGCGTCTATTTAGAAAATTTAGCTTCTTTAAAAGCGATCGCATTTGATAAAACTGGCACCTTGACTCGAGGAGTTCCTGTTGTTACAGATGCCGTATTTCTAAAAAATAAGCAAGAAGGACTAAATATTCTCTTAGCAATGGAACGACAATCGACACACCCTTTAGCTCAAGCGATCCTTACTCGATTTGATGATGAAAGTACCGAAACATATAGCCAAATCGAAGTGAAAAATGTTATTGGCTGCGGAATGGAAACAACCATTGATTCAGTTACTTGGCGCGTTGGAAAAAACTCATTTAATGACCAAACAATTCTTTCAAATAACATTCAAACCGAGATTAACCAACTACAAACAGACGGAAAAACAGTGATTTATCTCTCACAAAATCAAGAAATCATCGCCTATTTTGGCTTATTAGATGTCCCCAAACCAGAAGCAAAAAGAGTGATCAATTATTTCAAACAGGCTGGCATCCATACTACTATGATTACTGGTGATCATGAAAAAACAGCTGCGGCAGTCGCTGCTGAACTTGAAGTAGACGAGCTCTTCGCAAATTGTTTACCTGAGGAAAAAACAAAGTTGATCAAAGAACAAAAAGCTGCTTTCGGCGTTAACATCATGGTCGGTGATGGCGTTAATGACGCTCCAGCCTTAGCAAATGCAGCGATTGGAGTGGCTATGGGTGAAGGAACTGATATTGCGATGGATGTAGCGGATATCGTCTTAATCCAAAATGATTTAGAGAAACTACAAATGAGTCACTTACTTTCAAAAAAATTAAAGCGTATCGTGACTCAAAATATTACTTTTTCTGCTATCATCATTATTTTATTGATTTTGTCTAATTTTTTCCAGATCATCAATTTACCGCTTGGCGTTATCGGTCATGAAGGAAGTACCATTCTTGTCATCCTAAACGGATTAAGAATGTTAAAATCAATCCCAATCGAAAAACCGTCCCCAACCAAGTATTCATCTCAAACGGCAGAGATCGTTTGA
- a CDS encoding metal-dependent phosphohydrolase, with protein sequence MYNHKIEAIKKYTQAKMAQDQTGHGMDHINRVVHLAHKIAETETCDFFIVTAAAYLHDTVDDKLVLDPEQAYQELKSFLRDLNLTESDINQIVHIIQNLSFSQELNGTVEELTIEGQIVQDADRLDAMGAVGIVRTIYYGGSKGNLIYDPKIKPRNLKSKAEYREESTVINHFYEKILLLKDSLNTEYAKKIGGKRHTFINTFLKEFLEEWD encoded by the coding sequence ATGTATAATCACAAAATCGAAGCCATCAAGAAATATACCCAAGCAAAAATGGCGCAGGATCAAACTGGACATGGAATGGATCATATAAATAGAGTGGTCCATTTAGCGCATAAAATTGCCGAAACTGAAACATGTGATTTTTTCATCGTGACAGCTGCTGCGTATCTTCATGATACTGTGGACGATAAATTAGTTTTGGATCCTGAGCAAGCATATCAGGAGTTAAAAAGCTTTTTACGTGATCTTAATTTAACTGAAAGTGACATCAATCAGATTGTCCATATTATCCAGAATCTTTCTTTTAGCCAGGAATTGAACGGAACAGTAGAAGAACTTACGATAGAAGGACAGATAGTCCAAGATGCGGATCGCTTAGATGCTATGGGGGCAGTGGGAATTGTACGAACGATTTATTATGGTGGTAGCAAAGGAAACCTCATTTATGATCCTAAAATAAAACCAAGAAATTTAAAATCAAAAGCAGAGTACCGAGAAGAGAGTACGGTCATCAATCATTTCTATGAAAAAATACTACTGCTTAAAGATAGCCTTAATACGGAATATGCCAAAAAAATTGGCGGAAAACGGCACACGTTTATAAACACTTTTTTAAAAGAATTTTTAGAAGAGTGGGATTAA
- a CDS encoding phosphate transport regulator gives MARKKQFDYFGELEHLAKNAHQAAELLEMIATDYSLEKLESEAEKIHILEREGDQIVQKILSELYVSFITPIDREDIVEITQRLDDVLDTINSISYLLSTLVVKELNENAMVFITYGVESTAGVLTATKEFAKFKNSKTLRLMIDEVSEIEGKADKLYSDSLKDLFTNEQNPIEVIRWKNVYDQLEALLNASESVVDVISGLVIKNS, from the coding sequence ATGGCTAGAAAGAAGCAATTTGATTATTTTGGTGAATTAGAGCATTTAGCAAAAAATGCACATCAGGCGGCAGAATTGTTAGAAATGATCGCAACGGATTATTCACTTGAAAAACTTGAAAGTGAAGCTGAAAAAATCCATATACTAGAGCGTGAAGGAGATCAAATTGTTCAAAAAATCTTAAGTGAATTATATGTGTCCTTTATAACACCTATTGATCGGGAAGATATTGTTGAAATAACTCAACGCTTGGATGACGTATTAGATACCATTAACAGCATCTCTTATTTGCTTAGCACTTTAGTTGTAAAGGAATTAAATGAAAATGCTATGGTGTTTATTACGTATGGCGTAGAATCGACGGCTGGAGTTTTGACTGCGACAAAAGAATTTGCTAAGTTTAAGAACTCTAAAACCTTGCGTCTGATGATCGACGAGGTCAGCGAAATTGAGGGAAAGGCTGACAAACTTTATAGTGATTCGCTTAAAGACTTGTTTACAAACGAACAAAATCCTATCGAGGTTATCCGGTGGAAAAATGTTTATGACCAGCTAGAAGCGCTATTAAATGCCAGTGAATCAGTAGTGGATGTGATTAGCGGGTTAGTAATAAAAAATAGTTAA
- a CDS encoding inorganic phosphate transporter PiT has product MNIALVVTVTLVMGVIFVNGWTDAPNAIATAVSTRVLKPNIAIWMAVVMNFFGALVMTYFNAQVAETISNIVSFDAHGNASQVALAAALFSIVVWSVAAWYFGIPTSESHALIAGLTGSAMALGGIGAVNGSEWAKVLVGLVVSTVMGFGGGFLVTKLIVILFKGVARRTANKVFTYGQAFGAAANAFLHGAQDGQKFMGVFMLGLYYNNLAEKSGSGFIIPIWVMVLCSVTMGFGTSVGGMRIIKSVGMDMVKLERYQGFAADLSTAVCLFAASMFGIPVSTTHTKTTAIMGVGASKRVSSVDWRIVKEMLIAWILTFPGCGIIAFVMAKIFIALF; this is encoded by the coding sequence GTGAATATTGCTCTAGTTGTAACAGTTACACTTGTGATGGGGGTTATTTTCGTCAATGGTTGGACAGATGCGCCAAATGCAATTGCAACCGCTGTCTCTACTCGCGTTTTAAAGCCAAATATAGCGATTTGGATGGCTGTTGTAATGAATTTTTTTGGTGCGTTGGTGATGACGTATTTTAATGCACAAGTAGCTGAAACAATCAGTAACATCGTGAGTTTTGATGCTCATGGAAATGCATCTCAGGTAGCTTTAGCAGCCGCTTTATTTTCAATCGTTGTATGGTCGGTAGCCGCATGGTATTTTGGTATTCCAACAAGTGAGAGCCATGCCTTGATAGCTGGTTTGACAGGCTCAGCTATGGCTTTAGGCGGAATCGGTGCAGTGAATGGTTCTGAATGGGCCAAAGTATTGGTGGGCTTAGTTGTATCCACTGTGATGGGTTTTGGTGGTGGTTTTCTTGTCACAAAGCTAATTGTAATCCTTTTCAAAGGTGTAGCTAGAAGAACCGCGAATAAAGTTTTTACTTATGGGCAAGCCTTTGGTGCAGCGGCTAATGCCTTTTTACATGGGGCTCAGGACGGTCAAAAATTTATGGGCGTATTCATGTTGGGACTTTATTATAATAATCTAGCAGAAAAGTCTGGTTCAGGGTTTATCATTCCAATTTGGGTCATGGTTCTTTGTTCTGTTACGATGGGATTCGGTACATCTGTAGGTGGCATGAGAATCATTAAATCGGTTGGAATGGATATGGTGAAATTAGAACGTTACCAAGGATTTGCGGCTGATTTAAGTACAGCAGTTTGTTTGTTTGCGGCTTCTATGTTTGGTATTCCTGTCTCTACAACTCATACTAAAACTACGGCGATCATGGGTGTAGGCGCTTCAAAACGGGTATCTAGTGTTGATTGGCGCATCGTAAAAGAAATGCTGATTGCTTGGATCTTGACGTTTCCTGGTTGCGGAATCATTGCCTTTGTTATGGCAAAAATATTTATAGCACTATTCTAA
- a CDS encoding 30S ribosomal protein S20 — MPNIESAIKRVRTNANKNAQNSSQKNAMRTAIKKFEDAVAAGADNVDALYTEAIKAVDMAETKGLIHKNKASRDKSRLSKKVAK, encoded by the coding sequence ATGCCAAATATTGAATCTGCAATTAAACGTGTACGTACTAACGCTAATAAGAATGCTCAAAATTCATCTCAAAAAAATGCAATGCGTACAGCTATCAAGAAATTTGAAGATGCTGTAGCAGCAGGTGCTGACAATGTTGATGCGTTATATACAGAGGCTATCAAAGCTGTTGATATGGCTGAAACAAAAGGATTAATCCATAAAAACAAAGCAAGCCGTGACAAATCTCGTCTAAGCAAAAAAGTAGCAAAATAA
- a CDS encoding lipase has protein sequence MDKSKRLIEAFFQDVRSGRNLQAAYDFMHQRVIAHQVQSENEYTVIRSPQDYIEHVQEMLECYGEFELDIQEILAEKNKVFVRWKQTGQTSEGKIIIQLASAIYLIKEGKISEYWIQIDRKGLEIQNET, from the coding sequence TTGGATAAGTCTAAAAGGTTAATTGAAGCTTTTTTTCAAGATGTTCGTTCCGGAAGAAATCTTCAAGCAGCCTATGATTTTATGCATCAACGTGTCATTGCTCATCAAGTTCAGTCTGAAAATGAATACACGGTAATTAGATCTCCGCAAGATTACATTGAGCATGTGCAAGAGATGCTGGAATGTTATGGGGAATTTGAACTAGACATTCAAGAAATACTGGCAGAGAAAAATAAAGTATTTGTCCGTTGGAAACAAACGGGTCAAACGAGTGAAGGCAAAATAATCATTCAACTTGCAAGTGCCATTTACTTAATTAAAGAGGGAAAGATTTCTGAATACTGGATTCAAATTGATCGAAAAGGTCTTGAAATTCAGAATGAAACGTAG
- a CDS encoding DNA polymerase III subunit delta: protein MNLQEALKQVRQQHFASVYLVQGTEGYLSELFKTELMSQLIKTEDDQFNYSSFDMDEVPLSIAMEEAETIPFFGDYRLVFIENPYFLTAERKSNGLDHDIDSLLKYLEQPSPTTILVFIANVEKLDERKKITKAIKKQAEIIDVNPMGEREVRQYVEQTIQSEGYEIRPEAFDLLLQLTDLNLSKVMGELQKLFLFASDTKIISLTGVKELVPKSLEHNVFDLTNDVLSGHSEKAIQLYEDLLLQGEETIKLNAILLNQIRLFLQTKILAKLGYQQANIADTLKIHPYRVKLALQQVRRFELERLEAIYDELVENDFLMKTGKMDKELLFELFILKLSGQVTR, encoded by the coding sequence ATGAACTTACAAGAAGCATTAAAACAAGTGCGGCAGCAACATTTTGCGTCAGTTTATTTAGTTCAGGGAACAGAAGGTTATTTAAGTGAATTATTTAAAACAGAGTTGATGAGTCAGTTGATTAAAACAGAAGATGATCAGTTTAATTATTCTTCTTTTGATATGGATGAAGTCCCATTATCTATAGCTATGGAAGAAGCTGAAACAATTCCTTTTTTCGGTGATTATCGGCTAGTTTTTATTGAGAATCCATATTTTTTAACTGCAGAAAGAAAAAGCAATGGACTAGATCACGATATTGACAGCTTACTGAAGTATCTGGAACAGCCTTCACCAACGACTATCCTAGTTTTTATTGCAAATGTTGAAAAGCTAGATGAACGAAAAAAAATAACTAAAGCTATCAAAAAACAGGCAGAAATCATCGATGTTAATCCGATGGGTGAGCGTGAAGTAAGGCAATATGTAGAGCAAACAATTCAAAGTGAAGGGTATGAAATCCGTCCTGAAGCTTTTGATTTATTATTGCAACTGACTGATTTGAATTTATCAAAAGTAATGGGGGAACTGCAAAAACTATTTTTATTTGCCTCTGACACTAAGATAATTTCATTAACAGGCGTTAAAGAATTAGTGCCAAAATCATTGGAGCATAACGTATTTGATCTAACAAATGATGTTTTATCCGGGCATAGCGAAAAAGCCATTCAATTATATGAAGATCTATTACTTCAAGGTGAAGAAACAATCAAATTAAATGCGATTTTACTGAATCAAATTCGCTTATTTTTGCAGACAAAAATTTTAGCAAAATTAGGATATCAGCAAGCGAATATTGCCGATACATTGAAAATCCATCCTTATCGTGTAAAACTGGCTTTACAACAAGTCCGGCGCTTTGAATTAGAACGCTTGGAGGCAATTTATGATGAATTAGTTGAGAATGACTTTTTAATGAAAACAGGCAAGATGGATAAAGAGCTACTTTTTGAATTATTTATTCTTAAATTATCTGGACAAGTTACTAGATAA